The Longimicrobium sp. sequence GTGGTGCGCCCCCTGCCGCCTGATCGGCCCGTCGGTGGCCCAGCTGGCGGACCAGTACGCCGGCCAGGTGAAGGTGGGCAAGCTGGACGTGGACAACAACCAGCGCACCGCCGCGCAGTTCAACGTGCGCTCCATCCCCACCATCCTGTTCTTCAAGGACGGCCAGGTGGTGGACACCATCGTCGGCGCGCAGCCCAAGCAGATGCTGGAGCGCAAGCTCCAGGAGCACCTGGGCGCCTGAACGCTGAACGTGGAGAGGCCGGGGCCGCGCGCCCCGGCCTTTCTCGCATTCCGCCCCGCGGATTGCGGATTGCCATCCCCCGAAAACCTCGTCCGGCCGCACCCGATTGTGCCGCAACGACTTGCGCCCGGGCACGGAACGTGACCCGTTTCTCCCGTCCGATCCCTCTCCATCGGCCGGCTGAGCGCCCATGATCTACCGCTTTCCCGCGGATTCCGCGTACCTGCCGCGGACGAAGCTGTCCTACGTGAACCTTCCCGGCATCCTGAGCGACGGGAAGCGCGACCGCTCCGCGCGCGTGCCCGGCTACGTGGCCGTGCAGCTGGGCGAACGCTGCTTCCTGGTGTTCCTGCGCGGGGGCGAGCCGTTCTTCGCGGCCCGCATCCATCCCGGCGGTCGCGGGCCGGCGGCGCTTTCCGAGGTGCTGCGCCTGTGCGCCACGGAGAGCGAGCGCGGCGAAGGCGGGCAGATCGGCTACTACGGCGCCTCCGAAGACCAGCTGCGGGCGATGGCGTCCACCCTTTCCACCGACCCGCTCCCCTGGGCCGAGCCGCTGGATGCGTCCCGCCCCGAGCGGCTGTTCCCGCTGCTGCGCGAGCGGTCCTTTTCGGGCGTGCTGGAGCTGGCGGACGACGGGCGCCACCACTACCTGTCGTTCGACGACGGCGCGTTCCGCACTGGCTGGTTCAGCGAGCGCGACGCCACGGTGCCCATCCCCGACTTCCTGCGCACCGTCTTCGACGTGGGCGCCGGGCTGAAGGCCACGC is a genomic window containing:
- the trxA gene encoding thioredoxin codes for the protein MADSENLVEITDGNFQSEIAGAEGLAMVDFWAEWCAPCRLIGPSVAQLADQYAGQVKVGKLDVDNNQRTAAQFNVRSIPTILFFKDGQVVDTIVGAQPKQMLERKLQEHLGA